ATGCAGGCACTTCGTGAACAATTTGATTCACAAAATCTTTATCAAGTGATTGCCGACTTACCAAAGCAGTTTACAACTGCCTTTACTGAAACAGATCTTAGCATTGACAAGAAAACCACCAAAATAGTTTTTTGTGGTATGGGAGGCTCTGCCTTACCAGCCAATCTTTTGAAAACTTTTTTAGCAACAGCTAAAACAAATTTTAATATTCCTTTTAAGATCAACCGCGACTATTCTCTACCACAGGTGGTAGATGAAAACTGGTGCGGTTTTTTTGATTCTTATTCAGGAAATACAGAAGAGACCTTATCTGCAATAGAAGAAGCAGAAACCAAAGGCCTAAAACAAATTGTAGTTCTGGCACATGGCGGAAAGCTAGAAAAAATAGCTCAAGAAAAAGGATATAAGTTCATTAAAATTCCGGACACCAAACAACCACGTATGGCCTACGGCTACGTAATGGGCGCTCTACTGAAAGTTTTAGCCAATTCCGAGCTGGTAGACCTTAATTTCGCAGAATTAACCTCTGACGTGGAAAAAGCTTTATCTTCTGAGAAAGAAATGCAACTTCAGGCTGAGAAGTTAGCAAAATCTTTGCAAAATAAAATTCCAGTTATCTACACTTCCAACATCTGGAAGTATGTGGCGATGGTCTGGAAAATTAATTTCAACGAAAATACCAAGACCCAAAGTTTTTGGAATGCTTTTCCAGAATTAAACCACAATGAAATGGTAGGCTACACCAATATTATTGGCAACTACAAGATAATTATATTAAAAGATCTAGAAGAACATGCTCACATTCAAAAAAGAATGGATGTTTTCCAGAAAGTACTTGCTGACAAGCTGGACATTGAAATAATCGATATGCAATCTGGCTCAGCTTTTTACAAACTGTTAAGTACTTTACTACTTGGCCAATGGACTTCCTACTATTTAGCCCTAATCAATAAAGTTGATCCTACGCCTGTTGATTTAGTCGAAGAGTTCAAGAAACTGATTTAATAATTGTTTTCTTGCTTTCTTGCTTTTTTTCTTTTTTTCCAATCTAAGTAATTTATTCACTCAAAAGTATCTAACCAAGCCGCTCTTTAATATAACCTTTGTGTCGGCTACGGGGATAAATGTCCCTTGATGTGCTGGCAAACAAAAAAGCTGCCCTTTCCCATGCTTGGAGGGCAGCTTTTTTATTGTCTGAAAATTAATTTGCGACTGTAGTAGCTGACGACAAATTGGTCACTACAAAACTGGAGATTGCGTAAGCAGATAAGACCAACGCTAAACCAATAATAGCATTAATCAACCACTGTTTAGCTTTTTTCACTTGATCTTCATTTCCACCAGCGGTCATCCATAGAAATCCAGCATAAACAATAATCACTAGAACAATCACTCCAAGTAAGGTCAAAACGATCTTAACAATGTTACCGATTATACCAACCAAGTCTGTTCCGTCTTTGTCTTGACCAAAGTCTTTAGCAAAAAACTCCA
This region of Candidatus Falkowbacteria bacterium genomic DNA includes:
- a CDS encoding bifunctional phosphoglucose/phosphomannose isomerase yields the protein MQALREQFDSQNLYQVIADLPKQFTTAFTETDLSIDKKTTKIVFCGMGGSALPANLLKTFLATAKTNFNIPFKINRDYSLPQVVDENWCGFFDSYSGNTEETLSAIEEAETKGLKQIVVLAHGGKLEKIAQEKGYKFIKIPDTKQPRMAYGYVMGALLKVLANSELVDLNFAELTSDVEKALSSEKEMQLQAEKLAKSLQNKIPVIYTSNIWKYVAMVWKINFNENTKTQSFWNAFPELNHNEMVGYTNIIGNYKIIILKDLEEHAHIQKRMDVFQKVLADKLDIEIIDMQSGSAFYKLLSTLLLGQWTSYYLALINKVDPTPVDLVEEFKKLI